One part of the Arabidopsis thaliana chromosome 4, partial sequence genome encodes these proteins:
- a CDS encoding uncharacterized protein (unknown protein; Has 1807 Blast hits to 1807 proteins in 277 species: Archae - 0; Bacteria - 0; Metazoa - 736; Fungi - 347; Plants - 385; Viruses - 0; Other Eukaryotes - 339 (source: NCBI BLink).) — MTIEELVQQPGRTLLRRLHPKRLEGSTWFGFSKNGIFKSILRMLHGMLKHPYPTYNDMPRNNQEIWFRTFALGSCPHTLWPCWVSQVCCIKIFRPHEHLERKVGSRRVSKRLEPRHMASLQRVLSVAGDCLYRENQLKISEKRMWWQRYDGAQCGFDELLKPYKRIENNGGVEPDFVEIIEDTHTNKKAGLIQDGYIAGLVETQLPQNDDGSSPSNVQTREKINRMVFEEIPPNRGRVIELGSLNQSTRYFYAGPSRDSDIFAELEEKDKEILVLKEQNMKILDFMRSKFSDFPNDPLEIRTTSVTRRKYIVGNHSGITLWGNRQKNIPTNFQQRSDAMPVNNIR, encoded by the exons ATGACAATTGAGGAGCTAGTACAACAACCGGGGCGGACACTTCTCCGACGACTCCATCCAAAAAGGCTTGAAGGGAGCACATG GTTTGGTTTTTCTAAAAATGGcatattcaaatcaattttacGGATGTTGCATGGGATGCTCAAACATCCGTATCCGACGTACAATGATATGCCTCGCAACAATCAAGAGATTTGGTTTAGAACTTTTGCG TTGGGATCATGTCCACACACCCTCTGGCCGTGTTGGGTTTCACAAGTATGCTgcatcaaaattttcagacCACATGAACATTTGGAAAGAAAAGTGGGCAGCAGGCGAGTGTCCAAAAGGCTTGAACCCAGACATATGGCCTCGCTACAAAGAGTATTGAGCGTTGCCGGAGACTGCTTGTACCGCGAAAACCAACTCAAAATATCGGAAAAGCGAATGTGGTGGCAAAGGTATGACGGTGCACAATGCGGGTTCGACGAGCTTCTTAAGCCGTACAAGCGAATTG AGAATAACGGAGGTGTGGAACCTGATTTTGTAGAAATCATTGAGGATACACACACCAACAAGAAAGCTGGATTAATTCAAGACGGTTACATCGCAGGTCTCGTTGAGACACAACTTCCTCAAAATGATGATGGTTCCTCACCATCCAACGTCCAAACCCGAGAAAAAATCAATCGCATGGTTTTTGAG GAAATTCCACCAAACCGAGGTCGTGTGATAGAGTTAGGTAGCCTTAACCAAAGCACCAGATATTTTTATGCCGGCCCATCACGGGATTCTGATATCTTTGCAGAGCTTGAGGAGAAAGACAAGGAGATCTTAGTTTTGAAGGAGCAAAACATGaagattcttgatttcatgcgttcaaaattttctgattttccCAATG ACCCGTTAGAAATACGAACAACGTCGGTAACCCGTCGGAAATACATCGTCGGTAATCACTCGGGAATAACGTTGTGGGGAAATCGTCAGAAGAATATACCGACCAATTTTCAACAACGTTCTGATGCAATGCCTGTCAACAATATTCGTTAG